The DNA window CGTGTTTCACCTACTCCTCTCCTTTAGCAAAGATGGGTTCTCAAGTATTAGTACCATTTCGAGGTTCTGAGGATTCTCATCGCCACCTTAAATTGATGGGTGATTTGGGTCAGGTGAATTCATGCATGGACTTTACCCTGTGTGTTTAAGTTGTGGCCATTTTCTACTTGCAAAACCTATGACTTGGTGTTCTTCACATTTCTCACCTGCAGATTGTTCCTATGAAATACAATCCCAGAGATGAAAGTTCCATTAAGGCAGTGATGGCAAAGGCTAATGTTGTTATTAATCTTATTGGTAAGATGCTATTGCCACACAGATATTGTGAAAAAATGCTGCCTGCAATTGCTTTATATTGTGAATGGCCTGCAAACAGGAAGGGAGTATGAGACCAGAAATTATAGTTTTGAGGAAGTAAACCATCATATGGCTGAACAGCTTGCTGTGGTGTGTTTCTGTTACCCTTTATGTTTTCTGCTTTGATATTTCTGGCTTCAATACATGAATCATGGTTGTTCCAAGGTGCAAACAACGTAGTCTCTCATATATCTTTATCTGATTGATAATATAATGTACTGATAGATTCATCCTGTATGCACAGATTGCCAAGGAACATGGTGGCATATTGAGATATATTCAAGTTTCTTGCTTGGGGGCATCTCCGTCATCCCCTTCTAGAATGTGTAGAGCTAAAGCAGCTGCTGAAGAAGCTATTTTACGAGAACTGCCAGAGGTAGTTatatgtttacttaaattttttttttcatgctcCACATAGTGCTTAATTTCTATTATTAATGCTTTACAGTGAATGCTTTGCTGCTGCACTGTATTCATTCAAGTCTTCACGATATCCATTCAAGTCTTCAAGATATCCATTAATCATTTCTTCCATCCATATATTTTGGCTTCAAAATAATTCAGCGGATGACCACAAGTCATGCTATCCCTTATGAACTTTGGATTCTGAATTTCTGATTGATATTACTTTATGTTCTTTACTTAACACCTTTCTCAAATCTGATTTTGAGAGAAACTCAACATTCTGTCTGGTTTTCTTTCATTTTATGAGCAGCTGCCATGACATGGGCAAATTTTGGACAGTGAGTTGATATGTGCTCTAATATACCTGGATTCCAGATGTCTACATGATTTCATGTCATACATTTATTTCATAAAAAACTGAGCGACCTTTGACCATCTCATTAAGTTAAAACTATTTATCGTGATGACATTTACGCTACAAAGTaggaaatcttttttttttgataggaaacttaatttatattagtataaaATTGTTTTTGAATTACAGAAAGTGGACTAGTGGTCCACTAAGATGAAATGAAAGACTAATCTCTAGCAATACACATAACTAGTGGTTCTTCCAAGACGTATTATCTGGAAGTCTCTAAGTTTGACTAACTGTTACTTTTCTAAGTTAAGACATGATTCTCTGTCGATTTATCAAGAAGTATGCGTGCTAACAATGACTAAGATGATTAGATTTTTCATCACGAGCTAGTGCTAATCTTATTTGTGGTTAGATTTTTAGCTCGGAATTGGACATTTTGATTGATTTAATCTTATTTTCGTTGATAAATCTACTTATCTATTCTCAGGCCACAGTAATGAAACCTGCTGTAATGATTGGCACAGAGGACCGAATTTTAAATCCGTGGGCGCATTTTGCTAAAAAATATGGctttcttcccctgatgggagaTGGATCAACCAAGTATGACttttgacttttaaattaattgcATGTTTTTGAGTTGTTGTGGAGCGGGACATATTTCTTACTATTATGCATATTCAGAATTCAGCCTgtatatgttattgatgttgCTTCGGCAATTGTTGCCGCCTTAAAAGATGATGGTGCCAGCATGGGAAAAGTTTATGAACTTGGTGGACCAGAGATTTTTACCACACGTCAACTAGTAAATCCTTCAGCTACTCTCTCTCCCCCTCCTCCCTCCCCCTCTCTCtctatctctctctctctctctctctctctctctctctctctccatTCATATCTCTCTTGCTCACcctccaaaatttaaattttttgaagtTGTGAGAATTTATTCTGACTTTTGTATAGGCAGAACTTATGTTTGACGTGATTCGCGAATACTCTCGCTTTGTGAAGATTCCTTTCTCTATTGCCAAGGCAAGTCCCGCTTCTTGTGCATGTGCAAACATCTGTTCGTGTCTAATGTTTAAGCCCTATCTTCTGTTAAAACTAAGCACATTTCTTTTGCCATCGAAGTGTTCATTTTCATGTTTATGTGGACATGCTTTCTGCTGGTTGCTGCTATTATAGTTAAGAAATTTCTCCTCTGGTCTTCATGGTTTCAGGCTATGGCAACACCTCGAGAAGTTTTGCTCAAGAAACTTCCAGTCCCGATGCCCACACCCTCTATATTCAATTTGGACCTGATTGAAGCCTTTTCTGTTGATACTGTCGTGTCTGAAAATGGTATGGCACATTATTCAAGGATCCTATACCTTTATTGGTTTTCTTTTCATTGGAAAAGTTTGATTTCCTATGATTTCAGCCCCCTTTTTCTGTACATACATTTACCTTCTCAATTTTATGGTTTTCCAGCTTTGACGTTTGAGGATCTTGGTCTCACACCTTGTAAACTGAAGGGGTATCCTGTTGAGTTCCTTATATCTTTTCGTAAAGGTGGCCCACAATATGGTTCAACAGTTAGCGAGAAAGTTACACCACAACCATGGTCTTGATTTATATCAATTCTTTATTTAATCTGAACTCTTTTGAATCTGCTTGGGAGATTTGGGCTGAACTATGTGACAACGCGATTACCTGTTATGGTGCCTTGATGGATAATATGAATTATTCGTAGATTTACTTTTCTTAGACTGATGTTATTGTTGGTTAAGTCAGTCTGTTCGACCTTCAAAACAAGGTTGAAATGGTCTGTTTTCTATGGGACAGACTTGGTGTAATAAACACAAGAACTCTTCATGATTCCGTCATTGTATAACGCCGAAATTTGACATCACTTCTAGTGAAAAAGAGGTGAGAGGTTTTTTGGTGAAGTATACGGAGGCAATGTGTTTTCAGTCTGGAGGCTGTTTTTTTCTGGCATTACTTTCTTCAATGATCAAAAGTGGAATGAGTCGACctattgttttgttatagatACTATACTAAACCATaaactctctctctctctctctctccatatatatatatatatatatatatatatatatatatatatatatatatatatatatatatatatatatttgtttttctCTCGTCTATCCCCAACAAAAAATCAACTTCACAAAATAATCATATTGATTTTCATGGTGTAAACATAAAAGTAAGCGTAAAAGGCTAAAATATATGGATAGAAGATATTGTTTTCCAATTATGTATTGGCTAAATTagcaataaatttattttacctCAATGTCgataaatctatatatatatatatatatatatatatatatatatatatatatatatatatatatatgatttatcgaCATTGAggtaaaataaatttatatttata is part of the Primulina eburnea isolate SZY01 chromosome 1, ASM2296580v1, whole genome shotgun sequence genome and encodes:
- the LOC140831036 gene encoding NADH dehydrogenase [ubiquinone] 1 alpha subcomplex subunit 9, mitochondrial codes for the protein MQAISRRLGNQSIKQSPASVSSFRSLCPLSDQYYGVENPRFASSLTTKGVGHLVRKGTGGRSSVSGIVATVFGATGFLGRYLVQQLAKMGSQVLVPFRGSEDSHRHLKLMGDLGQIVPMKYNPRDESSIKAVMAKANVVINLIGREYETRNYSFEEVNHHMAEQLAVIAKEHGGILRYIQVSCLGASPSSPSRMCRAKAAAEEAILRELPEATVMKPAVMIGTEDRILNPWAHFAKKYGFLPLMGDGSTKIQPVYVIDVASAIVAALKDDGASMGKVYELGGPEIFTTRQLAELMFDVIREYSRFVKIPFSIAKAMATPREVLLKKLPVPMPTPSIFNLDLIEAFSVDTVVSENALTFEDLGLTPCKLKGYPVEFLISFRKGGPQYGSTVSEKVTPQPWS